The nucleotide sequence GGAGTGGAGAAGGAGCAAGGACAGGAGGGGAGTCTAGAGCCAAGCCCAGTTCCCCCCAGATTCAGGACCCCCCAtcagccccccacctccctcatcACCTTTCTTGTTCTTCAGGTAGAGGGTGAGTCCGGTTGCCACAAAGACCAGCCCCAGCACGATCCCCACAATCCCCGTCCACATCTTGCTCTTGGCGGAGTCCGACTGTGGCTCTGGAGACACAAAGCAAAGAAAGCCTTGACTGAGGAAAGGCAGGCCTGGGATCAGACCACAAGGGGAGCATCCTTAACCCCCATGGAGGCCTTGGCCCCGGAATGCCCCTTTCCAAAAGAGTCTGCCTCCACTCCAGGAGATAAGGAAGATGGATCAGGGCTGTCCTACCCCACTGCACGGTGACGGGGCCCTCGAAGCTGGTGTGGTCCACCTGACAGGCATAGACGTCTCCGCGTTCTGGctgcgcctccagcatcacctggATCTGGAATGTCCAGTCCCCGTTCCGGGTGACGTCTGTGGTCCACACTCTGGTCTCCTCCTTCCCGTTCCTGAACCACTTGATCTCGATCTTTGGAGGGAAAAAGCCGGCCACGGTGCAAATCAGCAAAGTGTTGTGCGATGAGGAGTCATCCTCTGTGGGGATGATCTTCACCTTGGGCTGgactgttggagggggagagagagagaatatttgtGAGGGGGCTTCAGAGACTGAGGGAGGGGTAGACATGGAGAattcaagggagggagggagggagggagggagggagggagggatagtgAGAGCATCTTCCATCCATCATCCCCAGTAGACACTCAGTGAATCCTTCCCTCCTAACACCATAACCAACCTGTTTGTTCTCTGTATCATGCCCCAGCTTCCCTTGGTGGCCAGACTAAGAGTCAGATAATAGGTGACGCTCACTTGTCTACAGCTTTTCTGGAATTTGTAAAATatctacacacaaacacaaacaaagaggaaagcacaaaaggaggactacagctgaacatcaaaaagactaaagtaatgacaacagaagatttatgtaactttaaagtggacaatgaggacattgaactggtcaaggattatcaataccttggcacagtcattaaccaaaatggagacaacagtcaagaaatcagaagaaggctaggactggggagggcaactgtgagagaactagaaaaggtcctcaaatgcaaaggtataTCACTAaatattaaagtcaggatcattcagaccatggtattcctgatctctatgtgtggatgtgaaagttggaaagtgaaaaaagcgggtaagagaaaaatcaactcatttgaaatgtggtgttggaggagagctttgcggataccatggactgcgaaaaagacaaataattgggtgttagaacaaattaaccagaactatcactagaagctaaaatgatgaaactgaggttatcatactttggacacatcatgagaagacatgatttactagaaaagacaacaatgctgggaaaaacagaagggagtagaaaaagaggaagaccaaacaagagatggattgattccataatggaagccacagacctgaacttagaagatctgaacaaggtggttcatgacagatgctattggaggtcactgattcatagggttgccataattctgatcaacttggaggcacataacaacaaccaacaaTGGTCTGGTTACAGGTGTGGTGGTTAGTTTTGCCTACAGCAACAGCACATGTTTTTACCCCCACTTTAGTCAGGCCCAAAGTTGGCGGAAATACATCTGGTTTATGTTGCAGGCTCCTGGGATATGTATGGGAGCCTATAGCTGGCCAGTGGGGCAGTTGAGTGGGTGGGGGCGAAGGGGGGTTCTGAGAAAGAGGAACTGGATAAATAAATTGAACGGAAATTGCGAGATGATATGGTGAGTAATTTGGGTTTTGCTGGTGGTGGTATAATTAAATGGCAGAcagtttattattttaaatgcttGATTTTTGCTGTGTAACATTAAATATTAGAGGATTAGGGAATATTATTAAGAGATGGAGGATCTTCCCACTCTCAACATTGGCAAGCTCTGTGGATTTTCAGTTACAAGCTATCTGTAGAGACCCTGATGGAAGATGTATTTTTGCTAGAGGATTGTTGGAGGGGAGGTTATTCTCAGTGGCATCACTGTATGCTCCAAATACATGTCCATTCTCTTTTTTATGTAAGATTCTTAAAAAATTAACCAAATTTGCAAAAGAAACCAGTGTTATTATAGGGGGAGATTTGAACATGGTCTGCGATGCAAATATACATCTATCCACAAGGGGGCAGAGAGGGCCTGTAAGAGAGAGAAATCAATTATTACAACTATTAACACAATTTGATTTGTCTGATGCCTGAAGACAGGTCAACCCGGGGATCAGTGATGATTCATATTTTTCTTCAAGGTATAAATCTCTTTCCCAGCTGAATCATGTATTAATATCTGCCCCCTGCTCTCACATTTGTGGTCAGCAGACATAATGCCAAGGACAGTGTCACGCCATGCAGTGGTTGTAGTGGTACTTTGACGTTTGCAATTCACTCCCGctcatccaatctggaggttaaatCCAAATTTAATGGCCTCTCAAGACTCAGTTCAAAATATAACAGCATTAAAGGAACATTTTGAAGTTAACATAACTCCAGATACAGCACTTACCACAGTTTGGGATCCTACGAAAGCAAAATCAGAGGAGTATGCATAGCAGAAGaagcaaagaagaagacaaattgCAGATCCTATTAGGTCTCAATTATTAAAAGATATATTGAGTCTGGAACAGCATTATAAACAAAGGGGTTCTAGAAGGATCTTGCATATATTAGAGATCCAACCTAAAGAACTTGAAGACTTGGAAACTAATAAAATGGCCACTTCTTTACTGTATGTTCGACAACAGTATTATGAGGCAGGGAAGAAACATTCTAAACTATTATCTAAtgcattaaaaagaaacaaaatttaaataaaaatatatccttTAACAAACAAATCAGGCAAAGTGATATGTGATTGGGAAAAGATTAATTTACAATTTGCGGGCCTGCCCCCGaattcagattttttggggggaggtccACAGAGAATACTCAAAATTACAGGGGAAAAGATTGTATGTTCTGCTGAGTTATTTCTATTATCCATATTTGAAGATCAGAATGTGAATATTAAATTTAAGAATTGATATCTTCACTGCTTCTGGCGGCACATGAGACAGTGGTTCAAAGATGGAAAGAATTAAAAGACTTGAACAGATTGGCATGGATGAACAATGTATGGAAGATTGCCTTACTAGGGAACATGACTTGTTCACCTCTCTCGAGCATTGGAAGAGACAGACAACTTCAGTGCTATATGGTGGAACTTTATTACATGTGTCTCAGAAGTGATTTACAAGGACATTTGTCGGTCGCAGCAAAACGTAtatagtatcatagaatcatagagttggaaggggccttgtaggctcacagcaggaaatccacagctagagcatctcccgcagatagctgtccagcctctgcttgaatgtaaatgtaaatgtaaatttaatttttaggtcgcctatctggccgaagccactctaggcgacgtaaatattaaatttcaataaaatacaatacaataaatacaataaaatacaatataatcaaccgtaacaaaaataacaacatatgcagtacacaacaatgggcattcagtatgtaattagcccatcccggcagtcccaaaggcctgtccaaacagccacatttttaaggctcggcggaaggtatccagggaaggggcatgccgaagatcgaacgggagggaattccagagagtgggggccgccaccgaaaaagccctctctctagtccccaccaacctagctgcttttgttggtgggattgagagaaggccctgcgtggctgatcttgttgggcggcataattggtgatgctggaggtgctccttcagataaactgggccgaaaccgtatagggatttaaaggttaacaccaacaccttgaattgggcccggaaaactactggaagccagtgtagattaaataatactggcgtaatatgatcacggggatgactgtttgtaagtaaacgagccgccgcattctgtacctgttgaagtttccggaccgttttcaagggtaaccccatgtagagcgcattgcagtagtctaattgagaggtgaccagggcatgtactaccagtgggagctgatgaacagggaggtagggttgcagcctacgtatgaggtgtaattggtaccaggctgcccggctcactgccgaaatctgagcctccatggacagcctggaatcaagaacaaccccaaggctgcggacctggtccttcaggggtaattgtaccccattaaacctcaggtcaacaggacccaaccttcctctgtctcccacaagcagcacctcggtcttgtcaggatttagcttcagcctgttccttcccatccatccactcacggattccaggcacttggacatggtctccacagccaactctggtgaggacttaaacaagagatagagctgagtgtcatctgcatattggtgacaccgcagcccaaatctcctgatgatggatcccagcggcttcatatagatgttgaatagcatgggagagaggatagaaccctgtggcactccacaagtgagaggccaagagtctgaaacctcatctcccaatgctacctgttgatgcctgtcagagagaaaggaacagaaccaccgtagaacagtgcctcctattcccagtccttccaggcgatccaacaggatactgtggtcgacagtatcaaaagccgctgaaagatccaggaggacaagaaaggtgaattctcccctatctaatgccctcctcatatcatccaccagagcgaccaagagtgtttcagtttcatgtccagtcctgaaacctgattggtatggatccagataatccgtttcatccaagtgtgctgacaattggttagccaccactcactcaatgatcttgcccaaaaatggcaaattcgaaactgggcaaaagttgttcaaaacttggggatccaaggaggacttctttaagataggctttataattgcctccttgagggccagtggcattacaccctccgctaaggatgcatttaccaccgccataatcccttcacccagtttctccttgcaattcacaaggagccatgatgggcaaggatcaatcagacaagcggtaggcttcacagatgaaagcaccttgtccacttcctcagaaaggagaggctgaaaccgatcccactggatcGGATTGCAAGTGGTCAACTCTGGTTAATttactgcatccacggcgtacggaattgaagacatccagcgaaggggatcccaccacctccctaggcagtcggttccattgccgaactgcccttactgtcaagaagttccttctaatgcccaatctgaatctatgctcctgcaacttgaaaccattagacctagtcccaccctcaggggcagcagagaacaaatctgtaccctcctctatgtgacagcccttcaggtacttaaagagtgcaatcatgtcacccctcagccttctcttcaccagactgaatatgccaagttccttcaacctttcctcataagacttgttctccataccagctatcatcctcattgccctcttctgaacccactctaacttgtctacatctttcttaaaatgaggcatccagaactgaatgcagtattccagatgaggcctgactaatgcagaatatagtgggactattacttccctcgacctggaaactatagctctgtttatgcagcccaaaactgtgtttgccttttttgccgcagcatcacactgctgggtcatgttcaatttATGATCCACTACAATtacaaggtccttctcacacgcactactgctaagctgggtatttcccatcctgtacccatgcattttgtttttgtggcctaaatgcagaatcctgcatttgtctttaatgaatttcattttattaatttcagcccaattttctagtctatccaggtccctttggattttattcctgtcttccattgcgttagctatccctcccagtttcgtatcatccgcaaacttcataaggcttccctccaccccgtcatctaagtcattgataaaaatgttgaagagtatcggccccaggacagaaccctgtggcactccactcaagacctccttccagtccgaagcagagccaccgacgaccactctttgagtacggttttccaaccagttgtgaatccacctgacaatatttccatgtagtccgcatctgactagtttgctaatcgaaaggtcatgggggactttgtcaaatgccttgctgaaatctagatagatgacatctacagcatttccaccatctactaagctagtgacccgatcaaaaaaagagatgagattagtttgacaggactcCAGGTTTGaaataaccctaagaattattgtgtaaaatgtgcccctatgttctactcACATGTTGATCAGATTATTCACAGCCCATCATTCAGAAACATTCAGGATACATCATCTGGAGATGGGCTAGAGtgcttgtctatatctttcttaaaatgaggcacccagaactgaatgcagtattccagatgaggcctgactaatgcagaatatagtgggactattacttggTGAATGGTGAATCATGGAATTAATTCTGCCCTTCTCAGGGGGattgagggtgggagggaggagggtagTTTATATTTTGAAGGGGGTTGTTAAAACATGAAACATATAATGTATAGGGCTACTACGACGTAAGGTGAATTATGTTGTAATGTTTTAAATGGAAAGGTTGGTATATGTAAAGTGTAAAGAGTTGTTCTTTAATAAAACCCTATTATGAAAAAAATCATTTGCACCattgggtggaggtctaaaactgttgcaactaaggctctagccacGTTACacttttcaaaaccattttgaaatggaaccagactgAAAGGAATGAAAGGATATCTTCTTCAACTTTTTAACCATCTAGGGAAGAAATACcccccaggcacacacacacacacaattttccagctccccattgcctgggctgaGTTAGTAAGGGGTCTCATtcggcttcctgggccttggggAGCCAGCTCACTCCCCTCTCTGCTGCTTCCCAGGTGCTGCCCTGGACCAGGTTGGGCTGCTGCACAGCTGAGGCCCAAAGGCCCAGGGACACCCACCAGATGCATTAATAGCCCCCAACCCCTACAGGGGCTGCTTGAGCTCTATAGGGGAGGCGGATATCAGTGTTGCCAACGAGAACTGTTTTTCTCACCAGACCCACGCCCCAAATCCACCAGAATCTGACCTTGACCCACTAGACACCATGTTTGATAACACATTTGACACCCTTGtgaggaattgcttaacaaggtggATGACAGAAGTTTAAAGTCCTAGCAGTCATTGGTGTGTtctatttaagtttggaactgcaggtagaaatgtgtgtgtgtggcttttagatctgagagaagtaCGGAGATTTTGCATTcctaggtggggtgtgtgtgtgggggggttggctactctgagaacaggatgctggactaggtgggcctttgcctgatccagcaggctcttcctttgATGAtgataagatgtactgtttatacaaaggtccctcattggtgaggcaggtgcattctgtgcatgctcaggacatttatttctgaggcttatagttcctaatgATGTCTCCTTTGGTGGTGCTTAGCCTGCctcacactttgattgggtagaataggggctgcacattttccttctgtcAGTCAGTCAACTGGCAAGAACCTCCTCGTTCTCTATaccttaaaaaaaacaagcacaccagaggatcaGGAGACTTGACTTATCTCCAAAATACAATATCCAAAAGTAGAATTTTGGCaagacagtttcatgaaatacataatagCGGGGGGGGGATTAAATGGAAGAATTTGTGAAAAACAGCAGATGCTGACCATAAAACGTTTGACAAACACCAGATTTCCCACTAGCCACTAAAATTCGCCGCCAGTCATGTGTGTGAAAACATTACATTTTAGTGGGGAAATCATTAAACTGACTCCAATGGGAGAGATGCTCTGCCATGCAGATCAAAAGAGCTCCTTCCCACCTCGCCTTCCTCCAACTGCAAACCCTTCGAACTCTTACCTTTGCTGTGTTTACAGAGGAGAACTTCAGGGGCCACATCCCTCCTGCCCCCTTGTcctcccctctgctctgctcCAGACAAACTTCTCACACTCAAACTTCTTGTTAGCAAAATGCAAAACTTTGTGTCCTCCTTCTGCCGGGGTGACTTTGCCCTGCcccctctttggatgcctaaactgcatTTCAGAAAGCAAACCTGAAGTTTGAAGTTACTGTAATGCAGGAAATTTGGGGAccgaaggaaaatttcatttggcgggcagaattatcatttggggggcagaattatcatatgggggcaatgccctcatttgcccccCTGTCGGTTCCCCCCTTTcttgcctcccctcccctgacccccctccccctcccattcttcATCTGGTTCCAGGTgcggagggagggggcagagccaagggggtggggtgggggagcttcCGGAAGGGGACAGCCTTCGCCCCCCACTTTTgggtctccccatccccttctattttttttttcaataatttttattcagattttcataaaacatacaagacaaaatcataaaacattcaaagacaaaaaacaaaatcaaaaatagttaaacaaaaagaaaaaaagaaaaaaaaaacaaaaataaaaaataaagagtaaaatattgacttcccatttgtcaaagatcaaatcagttataagtctataatatataacaatcctgtctcttaagtcatattataaaatcactttcctccagtagttatcttacttaatcatcaaatctcataaacattactttattctttccacaaaaagtcaaagagaggtttcaattctttaagaaatatatctatcaatttttttttccagataagcatatcgattaatccatctcattactaattatgataatcttattgtcataaccatagtcaaaataaacatttcaattaatccatcacatcagaatctgttaggttcaataatttcagtagccattgttctattatctctattagttccattttccatcttccatcttcagtagtcttgttaagtccagtaatttcaatatccaatcttccattatcagtattccataataatcttgctgtcaaaaccatagtcatatagtaagagtctgatggggtctccccatccccttctagaCTCACTCAGCGTCCTGCTCGCATGAAGGGCGTGCCGACCTTTCCCCAGTTGCGCGGGCGGCAGAAGCGCCAGGTGTCTCCCCCGGCTCCCCCACTTACTCTTCCTGCGGGAGGAGAAGCCCTCAGCGAGGATGCCGCAGTTGTGCCGGCAGAAGCCCTCTACGTCGGCCATCGCGTTGCGCAGTCTGGCCTTGTCCTTGTTCCAGGCTTCCACGTCGCGCTCGCCCAGCTCGGCCACGGCCACGAACCTCCCTCGGTCGCTGTCGAAGTAGAGGAGCTCCTGCCGGTCCCAGAAGAACCTGTGCAGGAGGCGGATGCGCTGCAGCGTCCCGTTGGCGGAGGAGGCGGAGAAGTGGCACTCGGCCTTCTTCTGGAAGAGGAAATGCTCTGGGggggagagatggggagggggtcAGGCGGATGCAGAGGCAGCTGTTCTCCTGGCGAGGTGGAGGAAGGGCCGGAGGGGCGAGGCGAGGGCCGGCCGGAGGGGCACGTCCCTCGGGAGGGATCCTTCCGCTCCCCCCTCTAGAAAAGTCTCTTTTCCAGCAAGAGGGAAGAGCCCGTCGGGATCCAGAACGGGGGGGAGGACGCAGAGCAGCgcttcctttctttcctttcttaaaaAAGAATAATTGAATTCTGGTTTTTACCTTTGCCTACAATAAGTGCTCCCCATCAAAGCAAAAAAGGAGAAATGCAAAGGGAACAAAAGTACGAAACATTCTAGAAGAAGGAGGATTCCTCTGACACGACTGGGGTTAGGAAAAACTCATGTTACAGAAGCCTTCAGGGGGGAAGTatggaaaaaatgaaatgattttttttaaactttgattttTCTCAGGCTGCCATGCACGCTGGGGATTTGCTGTTTTCCCCTTTTGGAGCGATACGTATTTTCGCCCCTGGGAGCAAAGTTAATAGAAATGGGGCCTCCACTTTTGTAACTCCCCCGCGGAGAATCGCTCAGAGATTTCTTGGCATTGTTTTCCCTGTCATTTCCTTTATTAAATTTAGAATTGTTTTCCAAAAGGATTTTACTTTGGCACAACTCCAGAAAACATGAACAAAGTCTTCTACATCTCCAACAGCACAACTTTGGATAAAACCTTTTGCTTAGCCTGGGTGGTGTTAAGCACTATTGGTCAATTGCTTTAAAGAACTTTCCTTTCAGATTCGGATTTGATAACGCAATTGGGATGTTCTTAAATAGCCAACTCTGCTCTTCTTCTGATATGGGCAAATGAAATTTCTCTAAATATGAACTCCATTTCCTTTGGTATGTTGGGTGTAATTGTCGTATTTTCAGTAAGGAGAGAATCTGATATATTTTAGCAACAGCTGTCCTTTTCTCCGGCTAAAATAAGAACATTTCAAAGATAGTAGATGAACATGGAACTCTGTCGCTTGTGTTGATCTCCTATGTGTCTTAATtggaaaaactgaaaaaatggAGGTCTCTCGTTATTCAAAATTGCAACCATGTTTTCATAGGAAATCATAGATCCTTGTTTAAACCAGTTGCTTCAGTAAAGCATTTTCCCCCCATAGGTGATGAGCGATTCTTTGTTGTACTTGATTATTTACAAATTTATTTCTCAAAATTGAGGTCAAAGGGGAGAAACCAGGAGGTAACTTTTGTACGCCATTGAGCCATTCTTTAAATATTGTGTTTGTAGATGTGAGGAAATGTTATTTGCTGATCATTGTTTTTGGCTTAAACCATAATATTTGCTATAGTTTTTTACCCTACAGTTCTTGCTCAGCTTTTAataatatattcactaacagcttatgagaactctgagagaaaaaagtccaaaagggctctcaggtttcgctctctctttttacactttgaactctctgttctctctgactgttttgtgtatcgccatgaaaattgagagggttgcttAGAAAGcgtttctgtgttcaggactgtaagtcttgtaagattttgttttaaaatgagcttatgggaagcatcagaatggcatggggggtattttcaatttcacattgcagaatgtgaaaaatccacgctggctataggatacagccactcttgtctacttagactttcaaaaagcgtttgacaaggtacctcaccaaagacttctgaggaagcttagcagtcatggaataagaggagaggtcctcttgtggataaggaattggttaagaagcagaaagcagagagtaggaataaacagacagttctcccaatggaaggctgtagaaagtggagtccctcaaggatcagtattgggacctgtacttttcaacttgttcattaatgacctagaattaggagtgagcagtgaagtggccaagtttgctgacgacactaaattgttcagggttgttaaaacaaaaagggattgtgaagagctccaaaaagatctctccaaactgagtgaataggcggaaaaatggcaaatgcaattcaatataaacaagtgtaaaattatgcatattggagcaaaaaatcttaatttcacatatacgctcatggggtctgaactggcggtgaccgaccaggagagagacctcagggttgtagtggacagcacgatgaaaatgtcgacccagtgtgcggcagctgtgaaaaaggcaaattccatgctagggataattaggaaaggtattgaaaataaaacagccgatatcataatgccgttgtataaatctatggtgtggccgcatttggaatactgtgtacagttctggtcgcctcatctcaaaaaggatattctagagttggaaaacgttcagaagagggcaaccagaatgatcaaggggatggagcgactcccttatgaggaaaggttgcagcatttggggctttgtagtttagagaaaaggcgggtcagaggagacatgatagaagtgtataaaattatgcatggcattgagaaagtggatagagaaaagttcttctc is from Rhineura floridana isolate rRhiFlo1 chromosome 3, rRhiFlo1.hap2, whole genome shotgun sequence and encodes:
- the LOC133379094 gene encoding H-2 class II histocompatibility antigen, E-S beta chain-like, which codes for MMGGSCGLDLGVLLGAAVLAVLVSPPEVLGVEEPPEHFLFQKKAECHFSASSANGTLQRIRLLHRFFWDRQELLYFDSDRGRFVAVAELGERDVEAWNKDKARLRNAMADVEGFCRHNCGILAEGFSSRRKSKWGSRGRHLALLPPAQLGKGRHALHASRTLSESRRGWGDPIRLLLYDYGFDSKFRHPKRGQGKVTPAEGGHKVLHFANKKFEFQPKVKIIPTEDDSSSHNTLLICTVAGFFPPKIEIKWFRNGKEETRVWTTDVTRNGDWTFQIQVMLEAQPERGDVYACQVDHTSFEGPVTVQWEPQSDSAKSKMWTGIVGIVLGLVFVATGLTLYLKNKKGRSIPQPAVLIS